A window of Firmicutes bacterium HGW-Firmicutes-1 contains these coding sequences:
- a CDS encoding EamA family transporter, which produces MKMTQKKAVIYMVLAAILWSTAGMLIKLVDLHPMAIAGMRSGIAAIVMLPFINLNKDLFQKNKLLGAILYSLTVILFVNANKLTTSVNAIFLQFTAPIWVALFSRWFLKTKIRRSDWITIIVIFFGMGLFFLDNLSTGRLIGNIIGLISGITFAGMIIAFKQDGAPIGTVFIGNVFNALICLPFYFLTVPNTESIIGLVLLGVFQVGLAYILYTKAIGHLSVIEAILIPALEPLLNPIWVLLIIHESPSSKAIIGGIIVISALITRSIYQAKKIGYVN; this is translated from the coding sequence ATTAAAATGACTCAAAAAAAAGCAGTCATCTATATGGTTTTGGCAGCGATACTGTGGAGTACCGCTGGTATGTTAATAAAACTCGTTGACTTACATCCAATGGCTATCGCTGGCATGAGAAGTGGAATTGCAGCAATCGTAATGTTGCCTTTTATTAACCTTAATAAGGATTTATTCCAAAAAAACAAACTCTTGGGTGCAATCTTATATTCTTTGACAGTAATCCTATTTGTTAATGCTAATAAACTAACTACATCTGTCAATGCAATTTTCTTGCAATTTACAGCACCTATTTGGGTAGCTCTTTTTTCTAGATGGTTTTTAAAAACCAAGATTCGTCGTTCGGACTGGATTACTATCATTGTAATTTTTTTTGGAATGGGATTGTTCTTTTTAGATAACTTAAGTACAGGTAGATTAATTGGGAATATAATTGGCTTAATAAGTGGTATAACTTTTGCTGGAATGATCATTGCATTTAAACAAGATGGTGCTCCCATTGGCACCGTATTTATTGGTAATGTATTCAATGCCCTTATATGCTTGCCATTTTATTTTTTAACAGTACCAAATACAGAAAGTATCATTGGACTAGTTCTTTTAGGAGTCTTTCAAGTTGGCCTTGCCTACATACTATATACAAAAGCAATAGGCCATTTAAGCGTAATTGAAGCTATATTGATCCCAGCCTTGGAACCATTGCTTAATCCTATTTGGGTACTCTTAATCATCCACGAGAGTCCAAGTTCAAAGGCAATAATAGGAGGCATCATTGTTATTTCGGCACTAATTACTAGAAGCATATACCAGGCAAAGAAAATCGGCTATGTAAATTGA
- a CDS encoding deoxyribose-phosphate aldolase, which yields MNVAKYIDHTILKPNATYDEIITICEEAKQYGFASVCVNQYYTKLVKEQLAGSDVKVCTVVGFPLGAVSYEVKAFETTKAIEAGADEIDMVINIGALKDKKYDYVLADIEAVVKAAKGAIVKVILETCLLTDKEKVKACELSVKAGANFVKTSTGFSTGGATVNDITLMRKTVGSEIGVKASGAVRDYETAMAVIEAGANRIGASAGIAIVNNQKNKDQSGY from the coding sequence ATGAACGTTGCAAAATACATTGATCATACTATTCTAAAACCAAATGCTACTTATGATGAAATAATAACTATATGTGAGGAAGCAAAACAATATGGATTTGCTTCTGTGTGTGTAAACCAATATTACACCAAGCTTGTTAAAGAACAATTAGCAGGTTCTGATGTTAAGGTTTGTACAGTAGTTGGCTTTCCACTAGGAGCTGTTTCATATGAGGTGAAGGCTTTTGAAACTACGAAGGCTATTGAAGCGGGAGCAGATGAAATAGATATGGTTATTAATATTGGTGCCTTAAAGGATAAAAAGTATGATTATGTTTTAGCTGATATTGAAGCTGTTGTTAAGGCTGCTAAAGGAGCCATCGTGAAGGTCATACTTGAGACTTGTTTACTAACAGACAAGGAAAAAGTAAAGGCTTGTGAATTATCTGTAAAAGCCGGAGCAAATTTTGTAAAAACTTCAACTGGATTTAGCACAGGTGGAGCAACGGTAAATGATATAACATTAATGAGAAAAACTGTAGGAAGCGAAATTGGTGTTAAGGCTTCAGGAGCGGTAAGAGATTATGAAACAGCAATGGCTGTAATTGAAGCAGGAGCAAACCGAATAGGCGCAAGTGCTGGAATTGCCATTGTTAACAACCAAAAGAATAAAGATCAGAGTGGGTATTAA
- a CDS encoding peptidoglycan-binding protein, translating to MIYPAQNEVQSLGQLTVNVRTEDGFNPINGANVSISRTGANGTIEELATDSSGQTPVIDLPAPPKDYSLEPNNPQPYSEYTVTVDAPGYERFIVSGTQILPDTTAIQDVPVIPQSQTTVSALQQILITINPHTLYGNFPPKIPESPVKEDVEQGFIVLERPVIPGIIVVHEGPPDDPLGRNYYVPFKDYIKNVASSEIYSTWPVSTIQANILVILSFTLNRVYTEWYRAKGKNFTITNSTAYDQAFSYGRNIYRNISAEVDALFVNYISKPGIRQPLFTQYCDGSRVECPTWLSQWGSKYLGDQGYTTLNILKNYYGQDISLSTAARVAGIPSSFPGTNLQVGSRGSAVRTIQNQLNNISDNFPAIPKIRVDGVFGQNTKNAVQTFQRVFYLPQSGIVDYPTWYKISDIFTAVERLAETS from the coding sequence ATGATCTATCCAGCTCAAAATGAAGTACAGTCTCTAGGTCAGTTAACAGTGAATGTTCGGACCGAAGATGGCTTTAATCCCATTAATGGTGCAAATGTTTCTATTTCAAGGACAGGAGCAAATGGAACAATAGAGGAATTGGCTACCGACAGTTCAGGTCAAACCCCAGTCATTGATTTACCAGCTCCACCAAAAGATTATAGCCTTGAGCCAAACAATCCCCAGCCTTATTCAGAGTATACGGTTACTGTAGATGCTCCTGGATATGAACGGTTTATTGTATCAGGGACTCAAATACTACCTGATACAACTGCCATTCAAGACGTACCTGTTATACCTCAGTCTCAAACTACAGTATCAGCCTTACAACAAATATTAATCACGATTAATCCTCACACTTTATATGGAAATTTTCCTCCTAAAATTCCTGAGAGCCCTGTAAAAGAAGATGTTGAACAAGGGTTTATTGTACTAGAGCGACCTGTAATTCCTGGAATAATTGTAGTACATGAAGGTCCTCCAGATGATCCATTAGGTCGAAATTATTACGTTCCATTTAAAGATTATATTAAGAATGTAGCCTCCTCAGAAATATATTCTACTTGGCCTGTTAGTACAATTCAAGCTAACATACTCGTTATACTTTCCTTTACCTTAAACCGCGTATATACAGAATGGTATAGAGCTAAAGGAAAAAATTTTACAATAACCAATTCAACTGCTTATGACCAAGCCTTTTCATATGGTAGAAATATATATAGAAATATCTCAGCAGAAGTTGATGCACTTTTCGTAAATTATATTTCTAAGCCTGGCATAAGGCAGCCTTTATTTACTCAATATTGTGATGGTTCTAGAGTTGAGTGCCCTACTTGGTTAAGCCAATGGGGTAGTAAATACTTAGGCGATCAAGGTTATACTACTCTTAACATACTAAAGAATTATTATGGCCAAGATATTTCCCTAAGTACCGCAGCTAGAGTAGCAGGTATCCCATCCTCTTTTCCTGGAACAAATCTACAGGTAGGCTCTAGAGGTTCTGCAGTAAGGACGATTCAAAACCAACTCAATAATATCTCAGACAATTTTCCAGCCATACCTAAGATAAGAGTAGATGGTGTATTTGGTCAAAACACTAAAAATGCAGTTCAAACCTTTCAACGAGTTTTTTATCTACCGCAATCAGGCATAGTAGATTATCCAACATGGTATAAAATTTCAGATATTTTCACCGCAGTTGAACGACTTGCAGAGACATCCTAA
- a CDS encoding thiamine biosynthesis protein ApbE has protein sequence MKKLVLSIMIIILILLTSCNNNSYQKYSKDGFVLGTIVSITIYSKEIVDAAEFKVLFDQLLEIEKKMTINKQVNSEVEQINKLAGKEAVVVSDETFYVIQKGVEYTKLTNNRFDITVGALVKLWNIGFENERVPTQNNIEESLALIGIDDVILNEKEHSVKLKRDGMMIDLGGIAKGYAADVMSKLMGEMGYQHAIINLGGNILCHGSKPEGEAFKIGIRDPYKTSEDYVGIVEKVNTAVVTSGIYERNFTENEIMYHHILDTSSGYPVNNELASVTIITQNSTYADALSTGVFSMGIEEGLEFTQQLDDVEAIFISTDKKIYMTTGAKKLFSYTGEGYQIQ, from the coding sequence ATGAAAAAATTAGTTCTTTCAATAATGATTATTATCTTAATACTATTAACATCATGTAATAATAATAGTTATCAAAAGTATTCTAAGGATGGTTTTGTACTTGGTACTATCGTTAGTATAACAATTTATTCAAAGGAAATAGTAGATGCAGCTGAATTTAAAGTATTATTTGATCAACTATTAGAAATTGAGAAAAAAATGACGATAAATAAACAAGTAAATAGTGAGGTTGAACAAATCAATAAGCTGGCTGGTAAGGAAGCAGTAGTTGTTAGTGATGAAACTTTTTATGTGATACAAAAAGGAGTGGAATATACAAAACTAACGAATAATAGATTTGATATTACAGTGGGAGCTTTGGTGAAGCTTTGGAATATTGGCTTTGAGAATGAAAGAGTACCAACTCAAAACAATATCGAGGAATCTTTAGCTTTAATTGGCATAGATGATGTAATCTTAAACGAGAAAGAACATTCAGTAAAACTTAAGCGAGATGGAATGATGATTGATCTAGGTGGCATAGCAAAAGGGTATGCAGCAGATGTAATGTCTAAATTAATGGGTGAAATGGGTTATCAACATGCAATTATTAATCTTGGAGGGAATATTTTGTGCCATGGTTCAAAGCCAGAAGGCGAAGCATTTAAAATAGGAATAAGGGACCCATACAAAACGAGCGAAGATTACGTTGGTATCGTTGAAAAGGTAAATACGGCAGTTGTAACATCCGGAATTTATGAAAGAAATTTTACGGAAAATGAGATCATGTATCACCATATTCTTGATACGTCATCTGGTTATCCAGTAAATAATGAATTGGCATCTGTAACAATTATCACACAAAATTCAACGTATGCTGATGCTTTATCTACGGGAGTTTTTTCAATGGGAATTGAAGAAGGATTGGAATTTACACAGCAACTAGATGATGTGGAAGCTATTTTTATTTCAACAGACAAAAAAATATATATGACAACAGGAGCAAAAAAACTCTTTTCCTATACTGGGGAAGGATATCAAATTCAATAA
- a CDS encoding CBS domain-containing protein, producing MKAQEIMTTEVVSVDKKTSIRDAAMKMAESDVGSVVVNDNKSLVGIITDRDIAIRGVAENSDLNNVTCGDVMSKNVVTATSNTDMEKVIDLMSEHQIKRIPIVDNNNVVGMVSLRDISQTIEWDDEAGEVLNDITD from the coding sequence TTGAAAGCACAAGAAATAATGACAACAGAGGTTGTTTCTGTTGATAAAAAAACTTCCATACGAGATGCCGCTATGAAAATGGCAGAATCTGATGTTGGTTCAGTTGTAGTAAATGATAACAAGTCCTTAGTGGGAATTATTACTGATCGTGATATCGCCATTAGAGGTGTTGCAGAAAATTCCGACTTAAACAACGTTACTTGTGGTGATGTCATGTCAAAAAATGTTGTTACAGCAACTTCTAATACAGACATGGAAAAAGTAATCGATCTTATGTCTGAACATCAAATAAAACGCATACCAATTGTAGATAATAATAATGTTGTAGGTATGGTATCGTTGAGAGATATTTCTCAAACAATAGAATGGGATGATGAAGCAGGCGAAGTATTAAATGATATAACTGATTAG